From a single Lolium rigidum isolate FL_2022 chromosome 7, APGP_CSIRO_Lrig_0.1, whole genome shotgun sequence genomic region:
- the LOC124677656 gene encoding katanin p80 WD40 repeat-containing subunit B1 homolog KTN80.4-like: protein MWQRNDIRGVFAAMEKMSDHAVSADMASVMMEKSEAITLDLCTTVLPVLSDLLESKTDRHVAVSLELVVKLVRTFGAVIHSTVSASPSCVGVDLQMEQRRERCNVCFIELEKVKNKLPFLTRRKGQAANTAQELILVFQEIML from the exons ATGTGGCAAAGAAATGACATCAGGGGTGTTTTCGCAGCAATGGAGAAGATGTCTGATCATGCT GTATCTGCCGATATGGCAAGTGTTATGATGGAGAAAAGCGAAGCTATCACACTAGATCTATGTACTACTGTCCTGCCTGTCCTTTCTGACCTTCTGGAAAGTAAAACTGACAG GCATGTAGCTGTATCACTGGAACTGGTGGTGAAGCTTGTCAGAACTTTTGGGGCCGTGATACATTCAACAGTATCGGCTAGTCCGTCTTGTGTTGGTGTAGATCTTCAAATGGAGCAAAG GCGGGAGAGGTGCAACGTATGCTTCATTGAACTGGAGAAAGTAAAAAACAAGCTACCTTTTCTTACAAG AAGAAAAGGGCAAGCTGCAAACACAGCCCAGGAGCTCATTCTCGTGTTCCAGGAAATAATGTTGTAG